One region of Acropora muricata isolate sample 2 chromosome 13, ASM3666990v1, whole genome shotgun sequence genomic DNA includes:
- the LOC136896562 gene encoding CD59 glycoprotein-like encodes MESFSAMIFVCLALCILPQDRVCSHGDGHSLECYVCGPDESPCGPANNDKRTCEAHTENRCATFVVNSVTRKNCTNSLECSPSSIGNPCVQMNMSAPNCSVSCCQTDLCNMAMSPGTGSTAQPTSGAPELTANFVVVIITFMLAKVLKPFCSCLSMF; translated from the exons ATGGAATCCTTTTCTGCTATGATATTTGTCTGTTTGGCTCTCTGTATCCTTCCGCAAG aCAGGGTGTGTTCTCACGGAGATGGTCATTCTCTCGAGTGTTACGTGTGCGGTCCTGACGAATCGCCATGTGGTCCAGCTAATAACGACAAGCGAACGTGTGAGGCTCACACGGAAAACAGGTGTGCTACATTCGTCGTGAACTCAGTCACCCGGAAGAACTGCACTAATTCGCTGGAATGCTCTCCATCAAGCATTGGAAATC CTTGCGTACAGATGAATATGTCCGCGCCAAATTGCTCAGTTAGTTGTTGCCAAACAGATTTGTGCAACATGGCAATGTCTCCTGGCACAGGCAGCACCGCTCAGCCAACGTCTGGCGCCCCAGAATTAACAGCAAACTTTGTCGTTGTAATCATAACTTTTATGTTGGCGAAGGTCCTTAAACCTTTCTGTTCCTGTTTGTCTATGTTCTAG
- the LOC136896566 gene encoding coatomer subunit gamma-2-like, which translates to MQYLRRDKKDEEDGPQSNPFQNLDKSAALQEARTFNETPINPRKCIHILTKILYVLNQGQHLGTTEATEAFFAMTKLFQSKDVMLRRMVYLAIKELANIAEDVIIVTSSLTKDMTGKEDMYRASAIRALCKITDSTMLQGIERYLKQAIVDKNASVSSAALVSALHLMKPNYDVVKRWVNEAQEAVSNDNTMVQYHALGLLYHVKKTDRLAVSKLIFKYTKQSLRSPYAVCMLIRIASNYLDEEPEVAESPLYDFLESCLRHKSEMVIYEAARALVNLKNLKSRDLCPAISVLQLFLSSPRPTLRFAAVRTLNKVAMAQPMSVTTCNLDLENLITDVNRSIATLAITTLLKTGNESSVDRLMKQISSFMSEISDEFKIVVVEAIRSLCLKFPRKHHVMMNFLSSMLRDEGGFDYKKAIVDTIIVIIEENSEAKEAGLGHLCEFIEDCEHTVLATRILHLLGREGPRSQNPSKYIRFIYNRVILENAAVRAAAVTSLAKFGAHCDSLCSSILVLLSRCLLDTDDEVRDRATFYVSILQEKEKALSSGYILNGLQVSIVGLERALYAYVKDVSHSAPFDLKTVPLATTPMQDQVVKPGKPAIETPSVPTKPAAPVAATRQDVYAEQLAAIPQFATLGLLFRSSPKPVELTESETEYVVNCVKHVFNDHIVFQFDCTNTLNDQILENVKVEMEPSEADFEVECYVPRSSLAYNAPGTTYTLVKLPDDASSVTCTFTNTLKFVVKDCDPNTGEPDDEGYEDEYVLEDVDVLVADHVSRVHKTNFLASWEEIGDEFEMQDTYALTQMSSLEEAVKQIIDYLGMQPCERSDRVNPDKNSHALLLAGVFRGGHDVLVRTRLAFDQGVTMNITVRSDDAGVSEVILSAVG; encoded by the exons ATGCAGTATTTACGGCGAGACAAGAAAGATGAAGAAGACG GGCCTCAGTCCAACCCGTTTCAAAATCTTGACAAGAGTGCTGCTCTACAAGAG GCTCGAACGTTCAACGAAACTCCGATAAATCCTCGAAAATGCATTCATATCTTGACGAAAATTTTGTATGTCCTCAACCAG GGACAACATCTTGGGACAACAGAGGCAACAGAAGCCTTCTTTGCTATGACCAAGCTGTTTCAATCCAAAGAT GTGATGCTTCGTAGGATGGTGTATTTAGCTATCAAGGAATTGGCCAATATTGCtgaagatgtgatcattgtTACAAGCAG CTTAACAAAGGACATGACTGGCAAG GAGGATATGTACAGAGCCAGTGCTATCCGAGCTTTGTGTAAAATCACTGAT AGCACCATGTTACAGGGGATTGAGCGATACCTGAAGCAAGCAATTGTGGACAAAAATGCCAGTGTATCAAGTGCTGCATTAGTTTCTGCCCTG CATCTGATGAAGCCAAACTATGATGTAGTGAAGCGCTGGGTCAATGAGGCACAAGAGGCTGTATCCAATGATAACACAATGGTACAg TATCACGCCCTTGGACTTCTGTACCATGTGAAAAAGACAGACCGTCTAGCAGTCTCCAAACTCATATTCAAATACACGAAGCAGTCTCTTAGATCTCCATATGCTGTCTGTATGCTG aTTCGTATTGCATCCAACTACCTTGATGAAGAACCTGAAGT AGCTGAAAGTCCCTTGTATGACTTTTTGGAGAGTTGCTTGAGGCACAAGAGTGAG ATGGTGATCTATGAAGCAGCAAGAGCCTTAGTGAATCTGAAAAACCTCAAGTCCAGGGACTTGTGCCCTGCAATTTCAG tTCTTCAGCTTTTCTTGAGCTCACCTCGTCCCACCCTGAGATTTGCAGCTGTGCGCACCTTGAACAAGGTGGCTATGGCTCAGCCCATGTCAGTCACAACCTGTAACTTGGATCTTGAAAACTTGATTACTGATGTCAATCGCAGCATTGCTACTCTGGCAATTACTACGCTGCTAAAG actGGCAATGAGAGCAGTGTGGATCGTTTGATGAAGCAGATTTCATCATTCATGTCTGAGATTTCTGACGAGTTCAAGATTGTGGTTGTGGAAGCTATCAG GTCCTTGTGCCTCAAATTCCCAAGGAAACACCATGTGATGATGAACTTCTTGTCCTCTATGCTAAGAGACGAG GGTGGCTTTGATTACAAGAAAGCCATTGTTGACACAATCATCGTAATTATTGAGGAGAACTCAGAGGCCAAGGAAGCAG GATTGGGTCACCTGTGTGagtttattgaagattgtgaaCACACCGTATTGGCCACAAGAATCCTTCATCTGCTTGGACGCGAAGGACCCCGAAGTCAGAACCCCTCCAAGTACATACGATTCATATACAACAGAGTCATACTGGAAAACGCTGCTGTCAGGGCAG CCGCAGTAACATCTCTTGCCAAGTTTGGAGCTCATTGTGATAGCTTGTGTTCAAGCATCTTGGTTTTGTTGTCAAG GTGTCTCCTGGATACCGATGATGAAGTGAGAGACAGGGCAACATTTTATGTGAGCATTCTTCAGGAGAAAGAAAAAGCTCTATCGTCTGGCTACATTTTAAATG GTTTACAAGTGTCCATTGTTGGTTTGGAGAGAGCTCTGTATGCTTATGTGAAAGATGTTTCACATTCAGCCCCGTTTGACTTGAAGACAGTTCCCCTTGCCACCACACCCATGCAGGACCAGGTGGTGAAACCAGGAAAACCGG CCATTGAGACTCCATCAGTTCCCACTAAACCTGCAGCACCTGTGGCGGCCACTAGacaagatgtctatgctg aACAACTTGCTGCCATCCCTCAATTTGCGACACTTGGGCTGTTGTTCCGGTCCTCACCCAAACCGGTTGAACTGACTGAATCAGAAACCGAGTATGTTGTTAACTGTGTCAAACACGTCTTCAATGATCACATTGTCTTTCAG TTCGACTGTACCAACACTTTAAATGATCAGATACTGGAAAATGTCAAGGTGGAGATGGAACCATCCGAAGCAGACTTTGAAGTAGAGTGTTATGTACCTCGCTCTTCGCTGGCATACAATGCCCCTGGGACAACATACACGCTTGTTAAACTTCCAGATGATGCCTCGTCAG TGACTTGTACTTTCACAAACACCTTGAAGTTTGTAGTGAAAGACTGTGATCCAAACACTGGTGAACCAGACGATGAAGGCTATGAAGATGAATATGTG TTGGAAGACGTAGACGTCCTTGTGGCTGATCACGTGTCCCGTGTGCACAAGACTAACTTCTTAGCTTCCTGGGAGGAGATTGGTGACGAGTTTGAAATGCAGGACACGTATGCGCTTACGCAGATGAGCAGTCTGGAAG AAGCTGTCAAACAGATCATTGATTACCTGGGTATGCAGCCGTGTGAGCGATCCGACAGAGTAAACCCGGATAAAAACTCCCATGCCCTACTGCTCGCGGGGGTGTTCCGGGGGGGCCATGATGTCCTGGTCCGAACCCGGTTGGCATTTGACCAGGGCGTGACTATGAACATCACAGTTCGTAGTGATGACGCTGGTGTTAGCGAAGTCATCCTGTCGGCTGTGGGCTAA